The sequence TCATTCGATCGAGCCGTTTCACTTCGACGAGTTTCTGCTTCACGTTTACGAATAATTTCGTTTTCCAATCGCATTTTCATAACAGGCAGCGCAGCGCTGTACCTGTCAGGGTTTGAATAACCACTTCTGGGCCTGAATGAATTGCTCATTTTTAGAAATCGTATAAAACCACTCCCGATTATTTCAAGGGGAAAAGTGATGAAAGTTGATTTGTTCTTGTTTATTCGAAAAAACTAACCTGATTTTGGTCACCATGGCAATGGGTGTTGCCAGATCTTGAAACTACCTGAAACATacataaattataaattttaatatttttgccgtaatttttgtattgtataaatttttttatcagatCGAATGTCATTgcgttgcattattttctataACCATGTccagaaaatgtaaaatatatttcaaacCTGTTTTCGACAAAGTCGGTAGAGTAATTCTGCAATGACGTCATTCATTTGCTCTCCGCTGTTTATCACCTAAAGAGCCCTTTAAAGTCAGTGCGTAGGAAGGGTTTCTATGAAACACACATCCCAAAACAGAGTGGGGTTGTTTGTTCTTGCGTGAAgagaatgaataaataaatctttgGTTTCAACAACTGTTTCGTAAGTTTATGACCAaatcggaaaaattttttattagttaTCCACCATTTTAACCGCAGACATCCCTACAtgaaaccttttttaaaacaacaattGAGATCTGGGCTCTTGGAGTATTAAATCAGTGAAAGTTTTGTGTGCCAAAGTTCAAGATTCAATATGCCTTTGCCTTCACCAAGATGTGTGGAAGATCAGCAAGATTCTTCTTCAGAATATGATTCCCTACCAGATATTTCTGTTGTGGATGTGTTTGATCTTGCCTCTGATGTTGGTAATGagttagaaaaaattattagcaTTCATGGAAATGAACTAGTTGAAGGGCTGATGCAGAAAGTCATACGAGTATTGGAACTGCTTGATAAAACCTCTCGAAGGTAAGTCcttaaatgaagaaaacattttacaaagagcaatataatgtattcttatttattttctgtgCTTGAATCTTAGGCAGGAATCAGAAAGGCAACTTGTAGAAGAATTACAAAATAACATCAGTCTTCTTGAACgtgagaaaagggagaaagctGTTGATAGGTTACGAtatgaaaaggaaattgagCAGCTAGaagaaaactggaaaaaagaaacacaagaaCTATTAGGGAAAATTTCAAGAgttcaagaagaaaacaagagaTTGTCTTCTTCATTAAAAGAAAGTacagagaaaaatgtttctaaaAGTAAGGTTTTCTCCTTATGATTTCAATCAAGCAATGTATATTAATGTTTTATCTAATTATATTTTAGATCCCATACCAAAAGAGCCTGATTGGGATTTATTCGAAAAGCTCAGGGAAGCTAATGAGAAACAGAGAGATCTGTTGCGTTGCAGGGACAAAGAGTATCAAGATAAACTCTGTGAATCAGAATCTGtaaatttacatttaaaatttttgcaatTATTACTGGACGTTACAGTACCTATTTGGTATTTTTAGCTACACAATCAAGTGGATCGATTGACAGAAATCAACAAGGAATTGCGGAGGAAACAAACTCATATGTCTCAGCAAATGAGAACTTTGGTTGAAGAGAGAGCAGATTTGCAGGCTCTACATCAAGAACAGTCGAGGAATTTGGCTGCGCTGAATAAGCGACTAGGTGTCGCACAACGAGACAATGAAGATTTGATTCAGTGCCAGGTATTCCTACACTGATttgatacatttttaaaattttttaattttaatcacTCTTTGAAAATAGAACGACGCACCAGATCTCACTAATAAAATTGTCATCGATATTAATGATCCAAATCGCCCTCGGTTCACCATAGCCGAACTAAAAGAGATTCTCTGCGAACGAAATGAACTCAAAGCTCGTGTTAGTGATCTGGTCGATGAATTAGCGCTTTATCGACCAAGTAAAAACCATTCCAAGTACGTAATTAAAAGCTCggcaattaaaaagaattattatGGCTAAGCTGTTTAATTTAATGATTTTCTGTTTCTCCTATTTTGAAGTATTGAAAGGATGTCGCCTTTGAATAGCGAGTCGACTGCTTCCTCCGGTGACCCTCTTGCGTCGGAAGCAGATGAGTCTACCTGCGACCTTCCCGTTCAAGGGCCTTTACCCTACGAACCGGACGACGCTCCGTGGAAACGTCCCAGCTCGAGAAAAAAGGATTCGAGCATCCGAAAATTGTAAGTTAATTGGGATTCCGAACCGCTTAAAATCTTATGCTTTTGGCTTGTcgcattcctttttctttttcagttctatttttgttttgtttttgtttttaggtttTCTACTTTGTCTTCTTTCCCTCGTTTATTAGCTCCACGCACTGTAGATGGTGCTAAATGACCTGACGTTTTCCAACTTGTGATATTGAACTTGTATATAGTTCGGTCTAACCGGACAGCCTTAACGGCAGTATTGATTTGTAATCTCTattgctttcttttttcaggtttAAAAAACTTGTTATGTTGCCAAGTGCGGGACTTTTGAATCCACAGTGACCAAAAGAGTACCGAAAGTTGGTAAATcggtttttcccaaaaatcccaCGCCGAACAAAGTTTCTCGTAGCAATTTTAGTATAAAAATCGACTGTCATTTTATCGCCatgatttaaaatttgcatcatttcaattaaatgtGGCCATAGATGCGATCTTTACCTTCACAGACAATGTGTCAGTGACGTTCTAGGTTTTAGTGAACTGTTGGATCATCAACGGATAACCAAATTGTGTATCATTGTTCTATTCATGAGATACTCCCCATTTACTACATCCCAAAGACTAAGACATTTATTAGACGTTTGATTTGCAATTAACGACGTGGAATACACAGATGGCGTATATAAATTTCAAgtcttcatttttgtttcgcctGTATAATTGTTATTATGTTAAAGCTAAATGTTTAAACTTAAGAAAATCACAGGAATGTGCGGTAGTAACGGTACCCGAATAGAGGTTAAACGATCATAGCCCACGTATAGTATAATTCTTTCAAACATATGCGTGATTTAAACCTTCAAAAGAacaatggtttttttttaacccacAATAATATATCTCCAAGGACAAACGGTGAAACCATTTTTCAGTCAGTAACGTTGCGAGTTTTTCATGCGAGTCGACCTCAAATAGCCTCAGGCCTATGAACACCCGACTAACGCTCTCGTGTCACTTCGTTCGTTCGGTTTATCGTGATTTTCGTTGGTTTTCGTTGTCGTGTGTTCCCTCATTAATCCCATTAGCTAATACGTATCAAAGAATTTATCAAACTATCGCATATCTATAAAAAAATGAGTGAGCTTATTGATAAAGGGCAGTGCGATAGTCGTGGCGAGGTAAACGAAATATTCGAAGCTACAGGAAGCTACAAATCTTCTTCACAACATACCACCGGGGACCAACCACCTGAAACGTAAGAGCACAGAGGCGTAAATAAAAGTCTCATCCATATGTTGTTGCATAATATGTTAACTTTATATATTTATCGGTGGAAAAATCGCATCAAAATGTCTTACACCCATGAGCATTTACCTTTACTCCACGAAAAAAGGTTAAATTGCTTGTCCCTGTCTGAAGCAGAGCGCAGGATCAGCCATGTCTGAGACATCCGCTTTTGGTGTCATAGCTTTCATGCGTGTAGTCTACGCAGTTTCGGATTCAATGTCATGTAGTCAAGCACATGCTTGTTTTCAACTGCGAATAGGAATGATGACGCAATCACAGAATcgcatttctgttttttgtttgtttttaacaagaaggAAAAATCTCCACTTAGTTTAGGATAACAATGCATTTGGCAATGTgttgaataaatttatatttttaacagaaaacgaaaaatatagATTTACAAATATAAATTGACAGGGAGTGGATTCGAATTCGACAGCACATTCCAATCGaactaaaattattttggCAGCGATGTGCGTCATCACCCACGTGAGCATTTCAGCAATGTGCCGCTGTTAACAAAGTTACATAAATACTACGGAGTCTTGTGTTCCATATCGGTGGAAGACCGGAAGctagaaaaaaatgtgtccaattaatatttttgttgttgtaatagTTGGTTGAATTCTATTTCTCTGACCTAAAATGTAATGTCCGTATTGAGCTTTGAGGTACACTTGCGTAAATATTGTAATCAGAGCCGCAGGAGTAGGTTAATACGTACTGTATAAATGATTGAATTATCAGTTAGATTGTGTAACCAATCCaaaatcatttctttaatatttaaaCACAGAAACACAACATTGTGAAATTTTATCTCCCGACCGGTactgtttttgtgtttttttcccattcgggCTGATCCAAAAACCATTTGGAAATGAGGCTCACATTACATGCATGGAGATCCTATTCCTCTATTATTTTAACTGCAGCCATAATTTGACACGGCATATTGTATTTTATTGCACTTCTGCGAATATAAGTTACAGCCATAACTTAATGGGAACATGTATGTTCACAGCTGATTGATTACATACCCAACTTAAGTGGGAAAAGGGGGCTCCAGCAGGTAACCAAGGCAACAATGTTCAGCGATAACTGACAGTTGGTGTTGTTTTCAGTCTTCTGCTTTTACCCGCTTCCTGACGTGTGTGCCGGAGTTGCGACTCACGTCTCTCAGAGATAAGTCGGCAAGAAACATGTTACAGGTTATGTAACACCCGCGGTTACCTTTATTGTTTGTTATATGGAGTACAAAAAAAGGATTCGTCTCAGCACATAACAATCACAATCGCCGCATCTGTAATATCGTAGACTTGATCATTATCGCCCGGTAAACTAGAACATGTTTGCATTTAGTTAACAATATTGTGTTTACAACGTTTTTTACAGACAAGGCGATACTAAGACGATCCACACTGCATGTTCTTTGGATCATACTGACAAAATGGGAAATACAAAAATGGTGTGTGAAGATCCCCTCATGATTAACCCCAAAACTAAAGATGGAAAACCTAGTGAAGTCAGAGAAACTTGGACAAACAAAGTAGAATTTATTCTAGCTTGCATTGGTAATGTTGTTGGATTGGGGAACATGTGGAGATTTCCATATCTTTGTAAGTGTTGCATTCCAATGATACTGCTcacttgaaacaaatattcagataaaatttatttgaacagGTTATAAGAGTGGAGGAGGTGCTTTTCTGGTACCATATTTCATCATGTTGGTATGCACAAATATTTGATAGTCACAATCTTCTTAAAAACTAGAATTATAGCAAGCTATCTTATATAGATTGTATGTGGGATCCCATTGTTGTACATGGAACTAGCAGTTGGGCAGTACACAAGACAAGGACCAATTGGAGCTATGCACAAAATCTCCCCATTTTTCAAAGGTCTGTGCAAGgtcacagaagaaaaaaacttattaCAAATTAATTATCATCTTTTGGTCATCAAGGAACTGGTTTGGCCACTGTTGTCATGTCCTTCCTTCTTTCCACTTACTACAATGTCATCATTGCCTGGGCAATATATTACTTAATCAATTCCTTCATGGATCCTTTACCCTGGGAGAGTTGTAACAATGACTGGAATTCTGAGCACTGCTGGAATGGGACCAAACTTAACAGTTCCGAACACATGGAAACCAACCAAATAAGCGCACCACAAGAATTCTATGAGTATTATTCCATAAATAACACAATTAACtcaaactatttatttttaattcttcctttttcttgtagCAATCGATTGCTTCAAATGACACCAGGAATTGATAACTTTGGCACAATGCGCTGGGAACTTCTAGCCTGCCTCGCAGTTGCTTGGGTTCTAGTCTACTTTTGTTTGTGGAAAGGCATTAAATCTTCGGGAAAGGTGGTCTACGTGACGGCCACCTTGCCGTACCTCTTTATAGGGGCATTCATCGTCAGAGCACTCACATTACCCGGGTCTGAATTAGGTCTCCTGTACTTCTTTTCACCGAAATGGGAAACACTTCTAGAAGCAAAAGTATTTATTCGATTTAACATATGTGGTAACCTTTATTGCATAatttataccttttttttattatttacacaAGGTTTGGGTCAACGCAGCTGGTAAATTCTAAATGTTATgttgtttataattttataaaaatttattgttgcTCTATTCTAGctcaaaatttcaattcgaTTGGGATTGCATTCGGTTCACTTATGGCGTTTTCGAGTTATAATCGCTTCGATAATCGACTGATGCGTGATACTCTGATTATTTCCCTAACTGACGCAGTGACTTGCATTTTAGCCGGAATATGCGTGTTCGGAACTCTGGGAAATTTGGCATACGAACAAGGGAAAACCGTCGATGAAGTTGTCAGTAGTGGTAaatgattaaatattttctgATTTGTTAGCAGCGGAAAATAATCTTTGAATGTTTCACCATTCCAGGTCCCGGGCTTGTGTTTGTCGCTTATCCTGCCGCATTGTCCAAAATGCCGTTTCCTCAAGTGTGGTCGGTTATTTTCTTTGCCATGTTGCTTTGCCTTGGAATTGATAGTCAATTCGCAACGGgtaatttttcgttttattacaacaatttaattataaatattgttttcaatcaattaattgctaattttttattttattcgtcgATTCAACAGTCGAAGTAATTATTACGTCAATCAAAGATGCTTACGGCAGATGGATTCGCCTCCACTTAAAGCGACACGAAGTTCTAGTATTGCTGGTGTGTTTCGTGTCATTTTTATGCGGACTCCCCAACGTTATGCAAGTATGATAAGtcgttattatttgatttattgatactttttttttaaatcagtgtgtttggtttatttttctagGGTGGAATATACTTTTTCACGCTGATCGATTACTACGCTGCCGCAATTTCTTTGATGTACATTGCTTTCTTTGAAGTCATAGCAATTGTTTGGGTGTATGGCGCAAATAGGCTAGCCCGCAATGTTCGAGATATGACAGGCGAACTACCCAATTTCTATATAAGAGGTTGTTGGATGGTGGCTGCACCTTGCCTGATTATGGCTATTTGGATTTTTAGTCTTGCGGATTATGAACCTCCAACTTATAATAAGGGTCAGTACATATTCCCTGGGTGGAGTATAGGGATGGGTTGGGCGATTTCCTCCTTGTCTCTATTAGCCATTCCTATACTAGCAGTTATTGCAGTTGTTAAAGCGAAAGGAAACAACATAATTGAGGTAACTTTAAACAAAACTAATCATGAAATCCATTTTAACAAAAAGGTTTTCTTGTCACTAGAAACTGAAATCAGCAGTTAGATCTCCAATTCGTGAATGTCCTTGCTGTGGCAAAACTTTGAACAAGCAACACGAAGCTCATCACGGAACTGCAGCAAATAATGCAGACAATGAAATATGTATGGAGCAGCTAACCTCAGATTGATGTTAGATGGTATAACTTTTTGTACTCTATACCATAGTTTGTATTTCCCAATGTTCTCGTTTCGTCCTATCTCCATTTAGTCGAACTTGTTTACACTTTACAGAAAGGCGACCAACAAGTACTTTATTATAATTGTTATACATGTTTCACGTAGATTGTTCATTTGCAATCATGCGGGAACCGATTGCTTTCGGGCTAATTACGGTGCACACCCTCAATACATGCAGAGACAAGACAGATCCTGTCTACAGGACTGTCGCACGTCGTAAatacgtcttttttttctttatttacctttttttttctttgtttaccttttttttctttgttgctaTGGTGACACTAGCAGACGATTCTTCATTTTTGACTGACGacagtaaacaaaatgaaacgtGTTGTAGTGACCGGGATAGGACTAGTTACTCCACTGGGTTGCGGAGTTAATTATGTTTGGAATGCATTATTAGCTGGGAAATGTGGTGTTCGAAAACTTGAGAGCCCAGAGTATGATAAAATTCCATCTAAAGTAGCTGCTAGAGTACCTGGATTCAACGCAAGTGAGTACGTCACTGCAGCCAGTGAAATTCGCACCATGTCGCCAGCTTCACTATTTGCGTTAGCAGCCTCTATCGAAGCAGTTAAAGATACTGGCATCGtagatttttctactattcGAAAGAGAACAGGTGTTGCCGTAGGTATGGGGATGTCTGATTTAGAATACATAATTGAAACTGCCAACATTCTCAAGAACAAAGGCCCATCCAAAATTAGCCCTTACTTTGTTCCACGAATATTAACCAACATGGCTGCAGGCATAATAAGCATCAAGCATGGGTTTCACGGCCCGAACCATTCAGTTTCCACAGCATGTGCTACTGGTGCTCATTCTATAGGTATATACATATGCTTTGTGTCTACCATTTAAGAAATCAGCCAAGCCCAATTGCTCTTTCTAGGAGATGCCACAAATTTTATCCGTCACGGAGCTGCTACTGCAATGGTTTGCGGAGGGACAGAATCGTGTATTTCACCGCTGAGCATGGCAGGTTTCTCTCGTCTACGAGCTTTATCCACCAAACATAACGACAGTCCCGAAAAAGCATCTAGACCGTTCGATACGCAACGAGATGGATTTGTTATGGGGGAGGGAGCAGGTGAATTATATATTTCTTCCAATTACAAGACAGTTGGTCACGAATGTAATTTGTTTTGAATAGGTATTCTGTTTTTGGAAGAATTGGATTCCGCGTTATCGAGGAAAGCCAAGATTTATGCAGAAATCTTGGGTTACGGCACCTCCGGAGATGCTTCACACTTGACGGCACCTTCagaaggtatttttaaaaatgattattattgattaaaaaattaatcgatTTTGGTTTTATTCAGAAGGTACCGGTGCCATTCAAGCAATGCAAAATGCTTTGGATGACGCAAGGTTGTCCGCTGAACAAGTTGGCTACGTCAACGCTCACGCAACCTCGACACCTTTGGGCGATGCGATTGAAGTACGTGCCATAAACAAAGTATTCTCGTCGTCCAGCCAAAAGCAGCCGTGGGTTAGCTCGATGAAAGGTTCACTCGGCCACGGGCAAGGAGCAGCCGGAGCCATCGAAACAATTTTGGCCATCTTGTCCATCCATCATTCAACATTACCTCCAAACATCAATCTCGAAACTCCTGATCCATCCATGGTGGATTTAGTTAGATTCACACCGAGCCATCCATTACCGTGGTCGTTGGAAAGTGGCCAAAACCGTCGGATTCTACTTAAAAACTCTTTTGGTTTTGGTGGAACTAACGCTAGTCTGTGCATAGCTTCCTTTTCGCCTTAATTAGAATTTCGttattgtaataaaaataaataattaaacaaaaaaagtgttgATGTGCaacaattttgtctttttttgtcatttcctTTGAATCTTGAATGAACGATGACGGTTAAATTTGAAGTGCAGCAATTGCAAAAACGGCAGTCACGTCTTGTCGGGTCAGCGTTTCTACATGACAAAAGCTTTCCTGACGCCTGCCTTCTTCCATTGTTTGTCGTGATGTTGTCCGTAAAATAAGCTTTCTCTGCCCATGGGCGGTGTATATGTCGACGACTATCTTATTGCCTCATTGTTATTCATTCTTCTTATAGCCGCAGTCGTTTTCCGTATTCCGATATTCGGCAATTTGCTTATGTTTTGTTCTTATCGGAACTTTTGGTTCAACAAAATTtaagtcatttt is a genomic window of Daphnia pulicaria isolate SC F1-1A chromosome 2, SC_F0-13Bv2, whole genome shotgun sequence containing:
- the LOC124327590 gene encoding RILP-like protein homolog isoform X1; the encoded protein is MPLPSPRCVEDQQDSSSEYDSLPDISVVDVFDLASDVGNELEKIISIHGNELVEGLMQKVIRVLELLDKTSRRQESERQLVEELQNNISLLEREKREKAVDRLRYEKEIEQLEENWKKETQELLGKISRVQEENKRLSSSLKESTEKNVSKNPIPKEPDWDLFEKLREANEKQRDLLRCRDKEYQDKLCESESLHNQVDRLTEINKELRRKQTHMSQQMRTLVEERADLQALHQEQSRNLAALNKRLGVAQRDNEDLIQCQNDAPDLTNKIVIDINDPNRPRFTIAELKEILCERNELKARVSDLVDELALYRPSKNHSNIERMSPLNSESTASSGDPLASEADESTCDLPVQGPLPYEPDDAPWKRPSSRKKDSSIRKLFSTLSSFPRLLAPRTVDGAK
- the LOC124327590 gene encoding RILP-like protein homolog isoform X2, which gives rise to MPLPSPRCVEDQQDSSSEYDSLPDISVVDVFDLASDVGNELEKIISIHGNELVEGLMQKVIRVLELLDKTSRRQESERQLVEELQNNISLLEREKREKAVDRLRYEKEIEQLEENWKKETQELLGKISRVQEENKRLSSSLKESTEKNVSKNPIPKEPDWDLFEKLREANEKQRDLLRCRDKEYQDKLCESESLHNQVDRLTEINKELRRKQTHMSQQMRTLVEERADLQALHQEQSRNLAALNKRLGVAQRDNEDLIQCQNDAPDLTNKIVIDINDPNRPRFTIAELKEILCERNELKARVSDLVDELALYRPSKNHSNIERMSPLNSESTASSGDPLASEADESTCDLPVQGPLPYEPDDAPWKRPSSRKKDSSIRKLFKKLVMLPSAGLLNPQ
- the LOC124327588 gene encoding 3-oxoacyl-[acyl-carrier-protein] synthase, mitochondrial-like, with protein sequence MKRVVVTGIGLVTPLGCGVNYVWNALLAGKCGVRKLESPEYDKIPSKVAARVPGFNASEYVTAASEIRTMSPASLFALAASIEAVKDTGIVDFSTIRKRTGVAVGMGMSDLEYIIETANILKNKGPSKISPYFVPRILTNMAAGIISIKHGFHGPNHSVSTACATGAHSIGDATNFIRHGAATAMVCGGTESCISPLSMAGFSRLRALSTKHNDSPEKASRPFDTQRDGFVMGEGAGILFLEELDSALSRKAKIYAEILGYGTSGDASHLTAPSEEGTGAIQAMQNALDDARLSAEQVGYVNAHATSTPLGDAIEVRAINKVFSSSSQKQPWVSSMKGSLGHGQGAAGAIETILAILSIHHSTLPPNINLETPDPSMVDLVRFTPSHPLPWSLESGQNRRILLKNSFGFGGTNASLCIASFSP
- the LOC124327578 gene encoding sodium- and chloride-dependent GABA transporter ine-like isoform X1, translated to MSELIDKGQCDSRGEVNEIFEATGSYKSSSQHTTGDQPPETQGDTKTIHTACSLDHTDKMGNTKMVCEDPLMINPKTKDGKPSEVRETWTNKVEFILACIGNVVGLGNMWRFPYLCYKSGGGAFLVPYFIMLIVCGIPLLYMELAVGQYTRQGPIGAMHKISPFFKGTGLATVVMSFLLSTYYNVIIAWAIYYLINSFMDPLPWESCNNDWNSEHCWNGTKLNSSEHMETNQISAPQEFYDNRLLQMTPGIDNFGTMRWELLACLAVAWVLVYFCLWKGIKSSGKVVYVTATLPYLFIGAFIVRALTLPGSELGLLYFFSPKWETLLEAKVWVNAAAQNFNSIGIAFGSLMAFSSYNRFDNRLMRDTLIISLTDAVTCILAGICVFGTLGNLAYEQGKTVDEVVSSGPGLVFVAYPAALSKMPFPQVWSVIFFAMLLCLGIDSQFATVEVIITSIKDAYGRWIRLHLKRHEVLVLLVCFVSFLCGLPNVMQGGIYFFTLIDYYAAAISLMYIAFFEVIAIVWVYGANRLARNVRDMTGELPNFYIRGCWMVAAPCLIMAIWIFSLADYEPPTYNKGQYIFPGWSIGMGWAISSLSLLAIPILAVIAVVKAKGNNIIEKLKSAVRSPIRECPCCGKTLNKQHEAHHGTAANNADNEICMEQLTSD
- the LOC124327578 gene encoding sodium- and chloride-dependent GABA transporter ine-like isoform X2; its protein translation is MGNTKMVCEDPLMINPKTKDGKPSEVRETWTNKVEFILACIGNVVGLGNMWRFPYLCYKSGGGAFLVPYFIMLIVCGIPLLYMELAVGQYTRQGPIGAMHKISPFFKGTGLATVVMSFLLSTYYNVIIAWAIYYLINSFMDPLPWESCNNDWNSEHCWNGTKLNSSEHMETNQISAPQEFYDNRLLQMTPGIDNFGTMRWELLACLAVAWVLVYFCLWKGIKSSGKVVYVTATLPYLFIGAFIVRALTLPGSELGLLYFFSPKWETLLEAKVWVNAAAQNFNSIGIAFGSLMAFSSYNRFDNRLMRDTLIISLTDAVTCILAGICVFGTLGNLAYEQGKTVDEVVSSGPGLVFVAYPAALSKMPFPQVWSVIFFAMLLCLGIDSQFATVEVIITSIKDAYGRWIRLHLKRHEVLVLLVCFVSFLCGLPNVMQGGIYFFTLIDYYAAAISLMYIAFFEVIAIVWVYGANRLARNVRDMTGELPNFYIRGCWMVAAPCLIMAIWIFSLADYEPPTYNKGQYIFPGWSIGMGWAISSLSLLAIPILAVIAVVKAKGNNIIEKLKSAVRSPIRECPCCGKTLNKQHEAHHGTAANNADNEICMEQLTSD